TCGAGGCCGGGCTCGCTGACGCGGCGCTCGCGGCCTCCATCTTCCATTTCGGGGTCTTCACCATACCGGAGACAAAGGAATACCTTAAGAGGAAGGGCGTAAGGGTGCGCCCGCCCGGGAAGGGATGAAAAAAAAGGGCGACGGGTTCCTTAAATTCATCATCGCCTACAAGATCGTCCTCGGGGTCGCCGAGGTCGCGGTGGGCTTAAGTCTTTATAATCACCTCGGGGCGGACATCGAGGAGGCCCTGACCGTACTGGCCGTGAACCTCAACCTCGACGCCGACAACAGGTTCATAGGCGCGGTCATTAGCAGGGCGGGCATGATGGGGAGCGGGACCCTGAAGCTCATGGTCGGGGTCGTTCTCTTCCTGGGGGTCCTCAACTTCTTCGAGTGCATCGGCCTGTACTTGAGGCAGCGCTGGGCCGAATGGACGACCGTCTTTACGACCGGCATATTCATCCCCTTCGAAATATATGAAATACTGGACGAAGCCACCCTTTTCCGGACGGCTATCCTCGTGATTAATATAGTGATTGTCTACTACCTCGCAAAGCACAAGGAGCTTTTCGGCAGGAGGGTCCGGCCCCATGCCGCGCACAACCCCCGTTAAGCCGCCTCGGAGGCCCCTCC
This sequence is a window from Deltaproteobacteria bacterium. Protein-coding genes within it:
- a CDS encoding DUF2127 domain-containing protein, with the protein product MKKKGDGFLKFIIAYKIVLGVAEVAVGLSLYNHLGADIEEALTVLAVNLNLDADNRFIGAVISRAGMMGSGTLKLMVGVVLFLGVLNFFECIGLYLRQRWAEWTTVFTTGIFIPFEIYEILDEATLFRTAILVINIVIVYYLAKHKELFGRRVRPHAAHNPR